Part of the Camelus dromedarius isolate mCamDro1 chromosome 11, mCamDro1.pat, whole genome shotgun sequence genome is shown below.
GCAGAACATTCCCATGTTTCAGACTCTTGACTGTTCACGTAAGGTAGAGACCACATCTTTCAGCCCCATGTGGTCAGAGCTGGGTAACAGTCAATGAGTTGGTAACTGTTGAAGCTGAGTGATGGATACGGAAGAATTATTACACTAttctttctacttctgtatatgcttaaaattttccataatgaaaagtttttaccgcaattaaaattttattttaaagtttttaatgtatttggaTTTTTTGAATTGCAACACATCAAAGAATTAATTTTGTGTGACatagtaaattattatttttatcattaaaatattttcaatgtatttttcagttttaaaatgcattcaatatctttttttttattttctatcgtttatcattatctttttataattataaatatttaaaatataaccaaatgagaaggaaaggaaggagggagagaggaagggtgaGAATTTGAAGATTTAGAACTAAGAAACCTTAGAACTCTACATTTTTATCTTTAGAAATTATTGGCCACGCTAGGGCACCTCCTGTATGATGCAACCCACTAAAACAAGATGATACAGGGGAGGAATGGTTGGCCCTGGAGAACTCATTCAGCTCAGAGCAGGCCTCCTGCTTAAGGGCCTCTCCAGGGGCCTCCAGCACTCTCCAAGGTCTAGAGCTCAGATCAAGTCCCTCTGGCCATTGTTATTTGGGAAACAAAGTCAAGAAGGCTTCCCTTCGACATAAAGACTAGAGGGATATTTCCTCGCTCAGAAGTTCCACCCCTGCGTCTTCTAAAGGAAGGACAAAGTTGAGGGAAGCTCACAGAGCCCTAGCCATATCTGTGGCCTTTCCTCCAGAGTTGGAAAGTGAGCCATTGAGCATCCTCCACTGACTGTCTCTTGTTGGCCTAGGGAGCCCAGTGAAGACACATCATCTCATGCAAATCCATCTCCTAAAACTATCCAGTCTGGGAACCCATGAGTGTGCAAGCCATGAATAGAGATCAGATCCTCATTTATCATTCTCCTGAGTTACCCTTCATGGGGTGAGGAGTAAACATTGCACCTTCCTCCGCTCTACGCTAAACCCTTTAACTGTCCATTTTACTAAGTGTTCTAGGCGTTCTTTTAgctctcctcttttttccccttaccaTCCCTGTGATGCATAGAAGGTGGTCCAAATTTGACTTGGCTTTATCCAAATCCCCTGGTACCAACTCAGAGAATAGCACAGCCTTCAAAGGGTCTCAGGTTAAGTCCTGAGATTACAGCATGAACAGTGGGCGTTGTAAACTCACAAGAACCCTGGGATGGTGAGCCCTTAGGATAACTGATGTGCACAGCCCTCATCTCCCGTCTGAGGGCTTCCTCCCGCCTGGTGTCCGTGGAACCAGCATACTCATGTGCCACTTCTGCCTGGGTTGAcacagaaagggagaagaggTTTCCATTTAGGTCCAGGGATACTCAAGGAAGACTGTCTCCCAATCTTTAGAATTTCTAAGCTGGACCAGACTTCAGAAACCATCCAGTAttcccagattttttaaaatgagaaactcagGTGACTTATTCATGAACGTACAGTGACAGAGAAAGTTCTTGCACCATCATCAGGTGTCGCAATACCTCTACCTCTATTCAAACAAGCATCAAGGTCTGTCAACCAGATGATTGGccaaaatgtttattgtttactCACTCTGCCAGTGAGCCTTCCTGTGGTTTGAACTCAGTTCCTTTTGGAGCTGGAGAACAGCACTTCTCAGGGCTCTGGAGTCGGCTTCCaactccctttccttctccagtGTGAATAGTCTCtgttctcctctccttcctttctagGTTTGATTCTCTACactcttccttcccaccttctccACCTTGGCCAATAGATTATTGCCCTGAGCTGGAAAGAGTTGATGAGAGCTGACATGGCCGGGTTGCCTCCGCTACATAATCTGTCCTGGGTCAGCCCCGAAGCTTTGTTCATAGTGCCTCATCCCCAGCCATGCTCCGAGACCCATAACGCATTTGCGCATTCTTTTCTGTTCTTGTCCCTCTGAAGGGAAACGAATGCTCCATGGAAGCTGGCAACGTAACCACAGTCACTGCGTTTATTCTCCTGGGACTATCCAACAACCCTCAGACCCAGGTAGCACTGTTTGTATTATTTCTGGGGATCTACCTCCTGACCCTCACGGGGAacctgctgatgctgctggtgatCAGTACTgactcccacctccacacccccatgtacttcttcctctgTCACCTCTCCTTCCTGGATGCTTCCTACTCCTCAATCATTGTGCCTAAACTGCTGGAGAACCTTCTTTCCAAGTGGAAGACTATATCCCTCCTTAAGTGTTTCACCCAGATCTCCTTGGTGATCTTTTCTGGGGCCACTGAAGCTTGTCTCCTTTCAGTCATGGCCTATGACCGGTTCCAGGCTGTGTGCCACCCGCTGTTGTATGTGGTGGCTATGAATAGGAAAGTGTGTACCAGCCTGGTGGCAGCATCCTGGGCCATTGGAATGGGGACCGGACTGGTTAACACCATCCTCCTGGCCCAGCATCACTTCTGTGGCCCCAACCTCATCCGCAGTTTTGCCTGCGAGCTTCCCCCTGTGCTACTGTTGGCCTGTTCTGACCCTTCCATTAGCATTGCCTCCATCCTGACCACCATGGTGGTCCTGGGCCTTGGCACCCTTGTCCTGTTGCTGGGTTCCTACAACCGTATCATCATGACAGCTCTGGGCATCAACTCTGCCACGGGTCGGAGCAAGATCTTCTCTACCTGCTCATCTCATTTTCTCGTGGTCACCATCTTTTATGGATCGGGTATGTCACTACTATACCTCCTGAGTGGAAATGTAGGCATTTCTCACTCTAAAGTAGCCTCGGTCTGTAGAACAGAGCATTGCAAAGTAGTAGGAAAAGAACTGTATGGAATTCAGAAGGCCTGGGTTCTAGCTCTGGCTCTGCTGTGGACTAGATgtgtgaattagaaaaataaaatccattttctttcctcagtTGTCTAACTCTGAAAATAAGCTTATACAAGAACTAAAGATTTTCCTACTTCCATTAACCTATGATTTGGGAGTTCTCATAAGGAAATCAGAGAGCCTTTGGTGGAGTTTTATTCAGTGCtagacaaaaatcaaaacatatcATCCTTGAAATAGAtgcctcttttccttcctcctggaaGGTGATGTTTCCAGGCTTATTTGTTCTGTAACTTTTCTTTAGGTACCTACTATACGACAGCTGCTTTATACAAACAAGCTCAATTTTAGTATGTAGCACAATTTAAGAGAAATATTATTAACCCCATTGTCAGGTAAGAAATCTCAGTTTCAGGGGTAACCAGGTACTTTCTCAAAGCTCCCGAACAAGCCAGTAATGCAGCTGTAATAGAAACCAAATCTCACTGACTTCGCATCTCATGCTCTTTCCTACCATGTTTCTCTC
Proteins encoded:
- the LOC105103819 gene encoding olfactory receptor 8S1, which encodes MEAGNVTTVTAFILLGLSNNPQTQVALFVLFLGIYLLTLTGNLLMLLVISTDSHLHTPMYFFLCHLSFLDASYSSIIVPKLLENLLSKWKTISLLKCFTQISLVIFSGATEACLLSVMAYDRFQAVCHPLLYVVAMNRKVCTSLVAASWAIGMGTGLVNTILLAQHHFCGPNLIRSFACELPPVLLLACSDPSISIASILTTMVVLGLGTLVLLLGSYNRIIMTALGINSATGRSKIFSTCSSHFLVVTIFYGSGVTRYMTPASGSALEQVLSVQYSVVTPLLNPLIYSLKNQEVKAALRRMLARKPRLTF